The following are encoded in a window of Planctomycetaceae bacterium genomic DNA:
- a CDS encoding Na+:solute symporter, whose amino-acid sequence MNLHTIDIVIIAIYVVIIVAMGFLFTKMASKNVGSYFLAGNRIPWYLLGISNSSSMYDITGTMWLVYLLFAYGLKSSLIPWIWPTFNQIFGMVYLSIWLRRSNVVTGAEWISTRFGNSLGVRLSHISVVVFALVSVIGFIGYDFQGVGKFAAIFLPWHLTPNTYAVIIMAVTTVYIIAGGMYSVVLTDVLKYVIMAIVSFIIAFIAMSKTTAAQIQAAVPHGWSSLSFSEGWGIDWSGMLDSLNAKMAQDEFGLFGIFVMMVLFKGVLASMAGPCPNYDMQRVLSTKSPRESALMSWCVSLTQFIPRYMLITGITVLALVYYTPQLNSMGAKADFEQILPYIVNNFLPAGLVGLVLAGLLAAFMSTFDATVNAGTAYIVVDIYKCYINPNASDKKYVYISYISTVIVVIVGITFGLFTKSIGSVTMWLVAGLYGGYLAPNVLKWYWWRLNGLGYFAGMASGVAAALAFPIFFPKLTALNSFPFILIISGIACVAMSLLTKPEDDETLKKFYSTVRPWGFWEPVYKMVLKDNPAFERNKDFKRDMTNVGVGIIWQLTLPVLTIYFVIKEYRAMFITIAITIVTSIFLHYNWFKKLEKK is encoded by the coding sequence ATGAACTTACATACTATCGACATAGTTATTATAGCGATTTACGTTGTTATTATTGTCGCGATGGGGTTTCTCTTTACCAAGATGGCATCTAAAAACGTCGGTTCTTATTTTTTGGCGGGTAATCGCATTCCCTGGTACCTGCTCGGTATTTCCAATTCTTCGAGTATGTATGATATAACCGGCACAATGTGGCTGGTGTATCTTCTGTTCGCGTATGGTTTGAAGAGCTCGCTGATACCGTGGATTTGGCCTACATTTAATCAGATATTTGGAATGGTTTATCTTTCAATCTGGCTGCGAAGGTCGAATGTCGTTACAGGAGCTGAATGGATTAGTACCAGATTTGGTAATTCGCTCGGCGTGCGGCTTTCGCACATCAGCGTTGTTGTTTTCGCGCTGGTTTCAGTTATTGGTTTTATAGGATATGATTTTCAGGGCGTGGGAAAGTTCGCCGCGATTTTTCTGCCCTGGCATTTAACGCCGAATACTTACGCGGTTATTATTATGGCAGTAACTACCGTTTATATTATCGCCGGCGGTATGTACAGCGTTGTTTTAACGGATGTGCTCAAGTATGTTATTATGGCGATTGTATCATTCATAATAGCTTTTATCGCGATGAGCAAAACTACAGCCGCGCAGATTCAGGCGGCGGTTCCACACGGCTGGAGCAGTCTTAGTTTCAGCGAAGGCTGGGGAATAGACTGGTCTGGTATGCTTGACAGTTTAAACGCGAAAATGGCGCAGGATGAATTTGGCCTTTTCGGCATTTTTGTAATGATGGTTTTGTTTAAGGGAGTTCTGGCGAGTATGGCTGGGCCTTGCCCGAATTATGATATGCAGCGCGTGCTCTCGACGAAAAGCCCGCGTGAATCGGCGTTGATGAGCTGGTGCGTTTCGCTAACGCAGTTTATACCGCGTTATATGCTGATTACGGGCATTACAGTTCTTGCTCTCGTTTATTATACTCCGCAGTTAAATAGTATGGGCGCTAAAGCGGATTTCGAGCAGATACTTCCTTATATCGTGAATAATTTTCTGCCGGCTGGTTTAGTTGGTTTGGTGCTTGCCGGTCTGCTGGCGGCTTTTATGAGTACTTTCGACGCAACGGTAAATGCCGGAACAGCTTATATCGTTGTCGATATTTATAAATGCTACATAAATCCGAACGCATCAGATAAAAAATATGTTTACATAAGTTATATCAGCACGGTTATTGTTGTTATCGTGGGAATAACTTTCGGGCTTTTCACGAAGTCGATAGGCTCTGTTACGATGTGGCTCGTCGCGGGCTTATACGGCGGTTATTTAGCTCCTAACGTTTTGAAGTGGTATTGGTGGCGGCTTAACGGATTGGGATATTTCGCGGGAATGGCTTCGGGTGTTGCCGCGGCGCTTGCTTTCCCAATATTTTTCCCGAAACTCACAGCTCTAAACAGTTTTCCGTTTATTCTGATTATCAGCGGAATTGCCTGCGTTGCGATGAGTCTGCTGACAAAACCGGAAGATGATGAAACGCTCAAGAAATTTTATTCTACTGTCCGGCCGTGGGGCTTTTGGGAGCCTGTGTATAAAATGGTTTTAAAGGACAATCCGGCGTTTGAAAGAAATAAGGATTTCAAACGTGATATGACGAACGTTGGAGTTGGAATTATCTGGCAGCTTACGCTGCCTGTGCTGACGATTTATTTTGTGATAAAAGAATACAGAGCGATGTTTATTACGATTGCGATTACGATCGTAACCTCGATATTCCTTCATTATAATTGGTTTAAAAAACTTGAAAAAAAATAA
- a CDS encoding MFS transporter has translation MSNHVDHDLIENMPHLKPYYDDKALFYRNIFFIMVSNALFTFGFGATMSMMAMHMANVKLSASQISSIFAITGWIAIPTILYVSSLTDKCQWKWGRRLPFIAMAIPVLVTALFLFPYSNTFLTCLVLYVAFSLAAQTRSATYPFLNNDISKKKYWGRITGINDLFIGSVGGWMSIIVLLSLVSSRGEKTAFTLSALAIVIATVCLLIFIKEPPIRTDDKPNYNPISVIWGTLKFGFTEKKNIPIFLAYTLTMQVGIPGTFIALQAKVNLKMTEGDIGTQILQYGLIAMIAMSFFIGWSVDKLGTRKSLFIAYIGAVFAAVLGINPVFSADKLSVWLNMQISPVYLMAGAYIIGLVSYSLIGTAASIFIMSCVKREQFSRFCACSGSVNLFTQSFVTLIIGLFVTHLFGGNYGFSFLASIILGFAGIILFIVVDKRRVKSSIAMNNEILVSNKELVNG, from the coding sequence TTGAGTAATCACGTTGATCATGATTTGATTGAAAATATGCCGCATTTGAAGCCCTATTATGACGATAAGGCGCTCTTTTATAGAAACATCTTTTTCATAATGGTAAGTAATGCTCTTTTTACTTTCGGTTTCGGTGCTACGATGAGTATGATGGCTATGCATATGGCCAATGTAAAATTAAGTGCCTCGCAAATATCCAGCATATTCGCAATAACCGGCTGGATTGCAATACCAACAATTCTTTATGTTTCAAGTTTGACGGATAAGTGTCAGTGGAAATGGGGACGACGGCTTCCATTTATTGCAATGGCTATTCCTGTGCTTGTTACTGCTTTATTTCTTTTCCCCTATTCGAATACTTTCTTAACCTGCTTGGTGCTGTATGTTGCTTTCAGTCTCGCTGCTCAAACCAGGTCAGCGACATATCCGTTTCTAAACAACGATATTTCCAAAAAAAAATATTGGGGACGTATCACTGGCATAAATGATTTGTTCATAGGCAGCGTTGGCGGCTGGATGAGTATTATTGTTTTGCTTTCATTGGTAAGTTCTCGTGGGGAAAAAACAGCTTTTACGTTAAGTGCATTGGCTATTGTAATAGCGACTGTCTGCCTTCTTATCTTCATAAAAGAACCGCCGATAAGAACAGATGATAAGCCAAATTATAATCCCATTTCAGTTATATGGGGAACCTTGAAGTTTGGTTTCACGGAAAAGAAGAATATACCAATATTTCTTGCTTATACTTTAACTATGCAGGTGGGAATTCCTGGAACATTCATTGCACTGCAGGCCAAAGTCAATTTAAAGATGACCGAAGGGGATATTGGCACACAAATTTTACAATACGGATTAATCGCAATGATCGCAATGTCTTTTTTTATTGGCTGGTCTGTCGATAAGCTCGGAACACGCAAATCTCTCTTTATCGCATATATCGGCGCAGTTTTTGCCGCAGTCTTGGGAATAAATCCTGTTTTTTCAGCTGATAAATTATCCGTTTGGCTCAATATGCAAATTTCGCCTGTATATCTGATGGCAGGAGCTTATATAATAGGATTGGTTTCTTACAGCCTCATAGGCACGGCTGCGAGCATTTTTATTATGTCCTGTGTCAAGCGTGAACAATTTTCAAGGTTCTGTGCGTGTAGCGGTTCGGTAAATTTATTCACTCAATCATTTGTCACTCTTATAATAGGCCTTTTTGTTACACATCTTTTTGGCGGGAATTATGGTTTTTCTTTTTTAGCATCGATAATATTAGGGTTTGCAGGAATCATTTTATTTATAGTAGTTGATAAGAGAAGAGTAAAATCAAGCATTGCAATGAATAATGAAATTTTAGTTTCTAATAAGGAATTAGTTAATGGATAA
- a CDS encoding XylR family transcriptional regulator: protein MKKLPKIILMIEPIGEYVQGLLRGIAQYSNTNGPWVFYREPGKHEGTLPQLSPELADGIIAKIPNTVWARKKLPPLVPTILIGYREIVPGMPQIFGDTEAIGKLAAEYFLNKGFRNFAFCGFDEFHWSRERGKSFKSFLKNKGYKVYLYKNLKGTLRKSWQLEQQDIAKWLKTLPASTAVLACNDDRGQHLITACKLAKLRIPDDISILGVDNDKFVCSLTYPPLSSVALGTEKAGYEAAELLAKMMRTKKRINTGIIARPTHIVTRQSTDIIAIEDQSLSDAINYIQKHSNMDISVDDIAEAVMISRRRLERKFRKLLNKSVYDVIRHIRVNKIISMLLETNLTIAQIGLAMGFKDITHTGRYFKEETGLSPLAYRQKFINPTL, encoded by the coding sequence ATGAAAAAGCTTCCAAAAATAATCCTAATGATAGAGCCGATAGGCGAATATGTTCAGGGATTGCTGCGTGGGATTGCGCAATATTCCAATACAAACGGCCCATGGGTTTTTTATCGTGAGCCTGGTAAACACGAAGGAACACTGCCGCAGCTTTCACCTGAATTGGCCGATGGCATTATCGCAAAAATTCCGAACACTGTGTGGGCGAGAAAAAAATTGCCGCCGTTAGTACCGACGATTCTGATTGGTTACAGGGAAATTGTTCCGGGTATGCCTCAAATTTTCGGCGACACTGAAGCGATTGGAAAACTCGCCGCTGAATATTTTCTTAATAAAGGTTTTAGAAATTTCGCGTTCTGCGGATTCGACGAATTTCACTGGTCGAGAGAAAGAGGAAAAAGCTTTAAATCATTTCTCAAAAATAAAGGTTACAAAGTCTATCTGTATAAAAATCTCAAGGGCACATTGAGAAAATCGTGGCAGCTTGAGCAGCAGGATATCGCCAAATGGCTCAAAACTTTGCCCGCATCAACAGCAGTTCTTGCCTGTAACGATGACCGCGGCCAGCATTTGATTACCGCGTGCAAACTTGCAAAACTGCGTATCCCCGACGATATTTCAATCCTTGGCGTTGACAATGACAAATTCGTCTGCTCTTTGACGTATCCGCCGCTTTCAAGCGTCGCACTGGGCACAGAAAAGGCCGGCTATGAAGCCGCGGAGCTTTTGGCAAAAATGATGCGAACAAAAAAAAGAATAAATACAGGAATTATTGCCAGGCCGACTCATATTGTAACGCGGCAATCAACCGACATTATCGCCATAGAAGACCAGTCTCTTTCTGACGCCATCAACTACATACAAAAACATTCTAATATGGACATCTCTGTTGATGATATCGCTGAAGCGGTAATGATATCGAGAAGAAGGCTGGAAAGAAAGTTCCGTAAATTGCTGAACAAATCCGTTTATGACGTAATCAGACATATAAGGGTAAACAAAATTATCTCGATGCTGCTGGAAACGAACCTGACAATCGCGCAAATCGGCCTTGCAATGGGCTTCAAGGACATCACACATACCGGCAGATATTTCAAAGAAGAAACCGGCCTTTCGCCATTGGCTTATAGACAAAAATTCATTAATCCAACATTATAA
- a CDS encoding S9 family peptidase, translating into MLSDRNILMGEYFKRKVSEISPKYRFKGKTQQDFKLWKTKLLDELKKKLGPMPQPVGLNPEIIHEVKADGLLKRRILIDLEKNMSAVILLYVPQNAFQKPAPAILCCHGHGNYGKDSVMGIRNPFCPQREGEIKQFNYDYGLQMAKHGFVTIAIDWRGFGERSEGDTFDGRDECNVNYLKCALTGYNLLAMDIFDGIRCIDYLCSLDFIDLKNIGCMGLSFGGTMTTWITLLDERIKAADIICYSARFSEFALKTNKFCGSQMFFGLYELCDVPDLHGLIAPRPLLSEVGINDLCFLSDEASSCCDEVKKIYAVAGVSDKYEVDLFQGGHQFAGNKAFNFFEDNLNFRKRKYL; encoded by the coding sequence TTGCTAAGTGACAGAAATATATTGATGGGAGAATATTTTAAGAGAAAGGTAAGTGAAATTTCTCCGAAGTACAGGTTCAAAGGGAAAACTCAGCAAGATTTTAAGTTATGGAAAACAAAGCTTCTCGATGAACTCAAAAAAAAGCTGGGGCCTATGCCGCAGCCTGTTGGTCTCAATCCAGAAATCATTCATGAAGTTAAAGCTGATGGTCTACTTAAAAGGCGTATATTAATTGACCTTGAAAAAAATATGTCAGCTGTGATATTGTTATATGTTCCACAAAACGCATTTCAAAAACCTGCTCCCGCCATTTTGTGCTGTCATGGTCATGGCAATTATGGAAAAGATTCCGTGATGGGGATAAGAAATCCTTTTTGCCCTCAACGTGAAGGAGAAATTAAGCAATTTAACTATGACTATGGTTTGCAAATGGCTAAACATGGGTTTGTTACGATCGCAATTGATTGGAGAGGATTTGGTGAAAGAAGCGAAGGAGATACATTTGATGGCAGGGATGAATGTAATGTAAATTATTTGAAGTGTGCACTTACTGGTTATAACCTATTAGCAATGGATATATTTGATGGAATAAGATGCATTGATTACCTCTGTTCACTCGATTTTATCGATCTAAAGAACATTGGCTGCATGGGGCTAAGTTTTGGCGGCACAATGACAACATGGATAACATTGCTGGATGAACGTATTAAAGCCGCGGATATAATCTGTTATAGTGCCAGATTCTCTGAATTTGCTTTAAAAACCAATAAGTTTTGCGGTTCACAAATGTTTTTCGGGTTATATGAGCTTTGCGATGTTCCTGATCTGCATGGACTTATTGCGCCAAGACCTTTGCTATCGGAAGTTGGAATAAATGATTTATGTTTTCTCTCTGATGAAGCATCAAGTTGTTGTGATGAAGTGAAGAAAATTTATGCTGTGGCAGGTGTTTCTGATAAATATGAAGTTGACTTATTTCAAGGTGGCCATCAATTTGCGGGCAATAAAGCATTTAATTTTTTTGAAGACAATTTGAATTTTCGGAAAAGGAAATATCTATGA
- a CDS encoding glycoside hydrolase family 99-like domain-containing protein, whose translation MKLYKILIVIISMVFISNTFAQNNDNNKSVYAHFVTWFKTKDVSGRWEMWNSDYNESPHNPDTIFMNGRRDLAVTSYPLTGPYDTSDPDILEYQFLLMRLSGIDGIIVDWDGRKINQYRHDALMTILPYLEKYNLKLIMCFEEWCGYWPRGTFADRQAEIKAAKDEMQWMIGTFLDKPFYGTINGKKPVLVFRKIPDKWFNPAEWQDITKDFNNVRLIFDADAYRQFGSAVGGKYFWVGSFDPKTNNSSLEFCKKVYTDFFNIKNPQVKNGIIFGGVTPGFDDSPVWGWGTTARKAPRYDGKRFDMTWQMSIDNKVDVVQVITWNDWNEGTQIEPCDEFGYEYLELNKKYSAIYKGIKDDMPNDVLRIPLKLYKARKAGQAEKAVLDELSGCLFNKDFGKAKSLAGKIND comes from the coding sequence ATGAAATTGTATAAAATTCTGATTGTGATTATCAGTATGGTTTTCATCAGTAATACTTTTGCACAGAACAACGACAACAACAAAAGCGTTTACGCTCATTTCGTAACGTGGTTCAAAACAAAAGATGTTTCCGGCAGATGGGAAATGTGGAATTCAGATTACAACGAAAGTCCGCATAATCCCGATACGATTTTTATGAACGGCAGGCGGGATTTGGCTGTTACAAGTTATCCTCTGACCGGCCCGTATGATACTTCCGACCCTGACATTTTGGAGTATCAGTTTTTGCTGATGAGATTAAGCGGTATCGATGGAATCATCGTTGACTGGGACGGCAGAAAGATTAATCAATATCGCCACGATGCGCTGATGACGATTCTGCCGTATTTGGAAAAATATAATTTGAAATTGATTATGTGTTTCGAGGAATGGTGCGGCTATTGGCCCAGAGGAACTTTCGCAGACAGACAGGCTGAAATAAAAGCCGCCAAAGATGAAATGCAGTGGATGATTGGAACTTTCCTTGATAAGCCGTTTTATGGCACTATAAACGGTAAAAAGCCGGTATTGGTATTTCGTAAAATTCCCGACAAATGGTTTAATCCCGCCGAATGGCAGGATATTACCAAAGATTTTAACAATGTGCGGTTGATTTTCGATGCGGATGCGTATCGTCAGTTCGGCTCGGCAGTCGGCGGCAAATATTTCTGGGTTGGCAGTTTCGACCCTAAAACGAATAACAGCAGTCTGGAGTTTTGCAAAAAAGTTTATACGGATTTCTTTAATATAAAAAACCCGCAGGTTAAAAATGGAATTATTTTCGGCGGAGTTACACCGGGCTTTGATGATTCGCCTGTATGGGGATGGGGCACTACCGCAAGAAAAGCGCCTCGTTATGACGGCAAAAGATTCGATATGACCTGGCAGATGTCGATTGATAATAAGGTCGATGTCGTTCAAGTAATTACCTGGAATGATTGGAATGAGGGGACGCAGATAGAGCCGTGTGATGAATTTGGGTACGAATATCTCGAACTGAATAAAAAATATTCAGCGATATATAAAGGCATTAAAGACGATATGCCTAATGACGTGTTAAGAATCCCGCTGAAACTTTATAAAGCGAGAAAAGCAGGTCAGGCTGAAAAGGCAGTATTGGATGAATTGAGCGGTTGTTTGTTTAATAAAGATTTTGGAAAAGCAAAATCGCTGGCTGGAAAAATTAATGATTAA
- a CDS encoding prepilin-type N-terminal cleavage/methylation domain-containing protein, with product MNKKAFTLVELLVVISIIAILLAVLVPSLNKAREMAKTIVCQTNLKGLGTAWDAYAVANNGLIVCSLTYKTDDVTDTDRFAHSQYSWVHAPVNLTTKESIPEKQKAKETPEQAQYGIKQGKLFPYAADFGVYRCGSDKTGHFRSYSIIDHLNGEQDFMVGTYKKSWDNITKTSQIKRPSESYVFMEEDDTRAYNVDSWEPEIMIAGVNGKTQTKYQFDPIALRHSGNYKSNFAFADGHSEQHRWSKETYEHFAGFKKTGGTYQWRDYVPQTEAGKLDVEWLERGRAKKN from the coding sequence ATGAATAAAAAAGCGTTTACACTTGTGGAATTGCTTGTGGTTATTTCAATAATAGCCATTCTTCTTGCTGTATTGGTTCCTTCTCTTAATAAGGCCAGAGAGATGGCGAAAACCATTGTCTGCCAGACTAATCTTAAAGGGCTTGGCACGGCATGGGACGCTTATGCGGTTGCAAATAATGGTTTGATAGTTTGTTCGTTAACATATAAAACTGATGATGTTACAGATACAGACAGATTTGCACACTCGCAGTATAGCTGGGTTCATGCCCCTGTAAATCTTACTACGAAAGAATCTATTCCGGAAAAACAGAAGGCAAAGGAAACACCTGAACAGGCACAGTATGGCATCAAGCAGGGCAAGCTGTTTCCTTATGCCGCGGATTTTGGCGTTTACCGCTGCGGCAGCGACAAGACGGGACATTTCAGAAGTTATTCAATTATTGATCATCTCAACGGCGAGCAGGATTTTATGGTCGGCACATACAAAAAGTCGTGGGATAATATTACCAAAACATCGCAGATTAAACGTCCGTCTGAAAGTTATGTTTTTATGGAAGAAGACGATACGAGGGCTTACAACGTAGATTCATGGGAACCAGAAATTATGATTGCAGGCGTTAACGGCAAGACACAAACTAAATATCAATTTGATCCTATTGCTCTCCGGCATAGCGGAAATTACAAAAGTAATTTCGCATTTGCCGACGGACACAGTGAGCAGCACAGATGGTCTAAAGAAACTTATGAACACTTCGCAGGCTTCAAAAAAACAGGTGGTACCTATCAATGGCGGGATTATGTGCCTCAAACGGAAGCAGGAAAGCTTGACGTCGAATGGCTCGAAAGAGGCAGAGCCAAAAAAAATTAG
- a CDS encoding SDR family oxidoreductase codes for MHNEIAKMFDLSGKVALVVGGAKNFGLEISSVLCAAGCAVALTSRSLSDAKQTAKKLQDKYKTETLPLELDQTDFEKVSAVVKKASQWKKRIDILVNNAGGGSGNGICKLFDRSPEDIKKMIDVNLTGVIYCCREVGKIMAQQKHGKIISISSMAALVGRDRRMYERNNLAGQPVDYAAAKAGIIGLTIDLAGYLSPMGINVNCISPGGFERTGMKKGFVKDYSDRTPFGRMGKDGIDLKGAILFLASSASDYVTGHNLVVDGGFSIWK; via the coding sequence ATGCATAATGAAATAGCAAAAATGTTTGATTTGTCTGGCAAGGTCGCTCTGGTCGTCGGCGGGGCGAAAAATTTCGGCCTCGAGATATCATCGGTTTTATGTGCAGCAGGTTGCGCAGTCGCGTTAACCTCGCGCAGTTTGTCCGACGCAAAGCAAACCGCTAAAAAACTGCAGGATAAATATAAGACGGAAACATTGCCTCTTGAACTTGACCAGACTGATTTTGAAAAAGTGAGTGCCGTCGTTAAAAAAGCATCCCAATGGAAAAAACGTATTGATATTCTTGTCAATAACGCCGGCGGTGGTTCAGGAAACGGAATATGCAAGCTGTTCGACAGGAGTCCTGAAGATATAAAAAAAATGATTGATGTAAATTTAACCGGAGTCATTTACTGCTGCCGTGAAGTCGGGAAAATTATGGCTCAGCAGAAACATGGAAAAATTATAAGTATTTCTTCAATGGCGGCATTAGTAGGCAGAGATAGAAGAATGTATGAACGTAACAATCTGGCAGGTCAGCCTGTCGATTATGCTGCTGCAAAGGCAGGTATTATTGGATTGACAATAGATCTTGCAGGCTATCTTTCTCCAATGGGGATAAATGTTAATTGTATATCTCCGGGCGGTTTTGAAAGAACCGGTATGAAGAAAGGGTTTGTCAAGGATTATAGTGACCGAACTCCATTTGGACGAATGGGAAAAGATGGAATTGATTTAAAAGGTGCGATATTGTTTCTTGCATCGTCTGCTTCCGATTACGTTACCGGTCATAATCTTGTCGTGGATGGCGGTTTTTCTATATGGAAATAA
- a CDS encoding C45 family autoproteolytic acyltransferase/hydrolase: MNFYKKNKAFLAVLFLLCLWPLQLLTAAEVIIAQPLNVIDRCGRGALVDAGGTKVLLLAGSPYEMGYQHGKLLKNSVSELVKRVHLIVRTAEMANAEGFTSGTFEMVLGKTQKFIDQRFIDEMQGLADGAELNPVDVQLANIFPEMFHCSGFALFGKTTTDGQLLHGRILDYMTEVGLQEQAVVIVAKPDNFNSFVNVGYAGLIGSVTGMNDKQIAIGEMGGDGYGSWDGLPMTFLMRKALEEADSLSQAVKIFRDTPRTCEYYYVISDAKIPDARGLACTSNKFDVLEPNHSYPRLPHAVNDAVLMSAGDRYECLAEMVKQQSGKIDIAAALDLMNRPVAMKSCLHRVLFAPQQKAFWVANASVDINEPNYAACFQPYYKYDFAGLLSMISEPNASDSQIPAQKKEKSAPLNPPQTQTGEKTRAVQIYKTH, from the coding sequence ATGAACTTTTACAAAAAAAACAAAGCATTTTTGGCAGTTTTATTTTTGTTGTGTCTCTGGCCGCTGCAGCTTCTTACAGCAGCCGAAGTTATTATTGCCCAGCCGTTGAACGTTATAGACCGTTGCGGTAGGGGAGCTCTTGTTGATGCCGGCGGTACAAAGGTTTTGCTTCTGGCGGGCAGCCCTTATGAAATGGGCTATCAGCATGGAAAACTTTTAAAAAATTCTGTCAGCGAACTTGTTAAACGTGTGCATCTGATAGTTAGAACTGCCGAAATGGCAAATGCAGAAGGATTTACCAGTGGCACTTTTGAGATGGTTCTTGGAAAAACGCAAAAATTCATAGATCAGCGTTTTATTGATGAAATGCAGGGATTGGCTGACGGCGCCGAACTTAACCCAGTGGACGTGCAGCTTGCAAACATATTTCCAGAAATGTTCCACTGCAGCGGTTTTGCGCTGTTTGGCAAGACAACAACGGATGGGCAATTGCTTCACGGCAGAATCCTCGATTATATGACCGAGGTTGGTCTTCAGGAACAGGCTGTTGTTATTGTCGCAAAACCGGACAATTTTAACTCATTTGTGAATGTCGGATATGCCGGGCTTATCGGCTCGGTAACGGGAATGAACGATAAGCAAATCGCAATTGGTGAAATGGGAGGCGACGGATACGGAAGTTGGGACGGTCTGCCTATGACCTTTCTGATGCGCAAGGCTCTCGAAGAAGCCGACAGTCTTTCGCAAGCAGTTAAAATCTTTCGCGACACCCCTCGTACCTGCGAGTATTATTATGTAATTTCGGACGCTAAAATTCCCGATGCAAGAGGCTTAGCATGTACAAGCAACAAATTTGATGTGCTTGAGCCGAATCATTCATATCCTCGATTGCCGCATGCCGTAAATGATGCCGTACTTATGAGCGCAGGCGACAGATATGAATGCCTGGCGGAGATGGTCAAACAGCAATCCGGCAAAATCGATATTGCAGCCGCGCTTGATTTGATGAATCGGCCAGTGGCGATGAAAAGCTGTCTTCACCGTGTTTTGTTTGCCCCGCAGCAAAAAGCCTTCTGGGTAGCCAACGCTTCTGTTGATATTAATGAACCGAATTATGCCGCTTGTTTTCAGCCGTACTACAAATATGACTTTGCCGGACTGTTAAGTATGATAAGCGAACCGAACGCATCGGATTCGCAGATTCCCGCACAAAAAAAAGAAAAATCCGCCCCATTAAATCCACCGCAGACTCAGACCGGAGAGAAAACTCGTGCGGTACAAATATATAAAACTCATTAA
- a CDS encoding Gfo/Idh/MocA family oxidoreductase codes for MDKQQRIVIVGMGSIGRRHAKLLKEHKNVIVEIVEPNPEVVTAAKEKLGKLYLHKNFDEMLKTKPEIVIIATPHRLHASQAIQALRAGCHVFCEKPMSDNLADAIKINEVAQSTEMVLNIGFQLHFHPGLVMLKKIIGQKILGTILHAHAKVGTYITLVNSVSSYQTSQEGALFYDYTHQSDILFWLLEKKPNAVYALALQSGNLEFSSNPNLAIINCEYNSNLFSTIHLNYIQMPERHEYEIIGDKGWAVLDANMGILRTGMRENSSMQTESFSIDRDDMYRGEHKAFFQAIEKKSLPESPAKDGLISIAICDAAMKSWKTKSRVLVDL; via the coding sequence ATGGATAAACAGCAACGTATCGTAATTGTAGGAATGGGTTCGATTGGCAGAAGACATGCAAAATTGCTTAAAGAACATAAAAATGTTATAGTGGAAATAGTGGAGCCAAATCCTGAAGTTGTAACAGCGGCAAAAGAAAAGCTTGGGAAATTGTATTTACATAAAAATTTTGATGAGATGCTTAAAACAAAGCCTGAAATTGTTATAATAGCTACACCTCATCGCTTACATGCATCTCAAGCAATTCAGGCTCTTCGTGCTGGTTGCCATGTTTTTTGTGAAAAACCGATGAGCGACAATCTGGCTGATGCGATAAAGATAAATGAGGTTGCCCAGTCCACAGAGATGGTTTTAAATATAGGTTTTCAGCTTCATTTCCACCCCGGCTTGGTTATGCTAAAGAAAATTATTGGACAGAAAATTTTGGGTACAATTTTGCATGCTCATGCCAAAGTAGGCACATATATTACTCTTGTAAATTCAGTTTCGAGTTATCAAACTTCTCAAGAAGGAGCATTATTTTACGATTATACCCATCAATCCGACATCCTGTTTTGGCTACTTGAAAAAAAACCTAATGCAGTTTATGCGTTGGCATTACAGAGCGGCAATCTTGAATTTTCATCAAATCCGAATTTAGCCATTATTAATTGTGAGTATAATTCCAATTTATTTTCTACGATCCATTTGAATTATATTCAGATGCCGGAAAGGCATGAGTATGAGATAATTGGCGATAAAGGATGGGCTGTACTTGATGCTAATATGGGGATTTTGAGAACTGGAATGCGAGAAAATTCATCAATGCAGACAGAATCATTTAGCATAGATAGAGATGATATGTATAGAGGTGAGCATAAGGCATTTTTTCAGGCAATCGAAAAGAAATCGCTTCCTGAAAGTCCGGCCAAAGATGGCTTGATATCTATTGCTATATGTGATGCTGCGATGAAATCATGGAAAACAAAGAGCAGGGTCTTAGTTGATTTATGA